The following proteins come from a genomic window of Acidobacteriota bacterium:
- a CDS encoding ATP-binding protein: MKKLVVISGKGGTGKTTIAGSFALLAKEKVLADCDVDASNLPLILGVKPIKEEPFSGSQVAVVDFDRCTECGICEKKCPFEAISEVNKIDPLRCEGCGVCAFLCPAKAIEMVPRQSGKIIEAETGYGPLIYGELAVGEEASGKLVTAVRKKAEERAGELSIPLMIIDGSPGIGCPVIASLAGVDYALIVTEPTLSGIHDLARVIALAKHFRIKAGVVINKYDINERISKEIESYCGKEGTSIVGRLPYDKTAYQAVVAGKSIVQFPESPLAKEITRLWQRVQSIL; the protein is encoded by the coding sequence CCTTCGCTCTTCTGGCAAAGGAGAAGGTGCTCGCAGATTGCGATGTCGATGCTTCAAACCTCCCCCTGATATTGGGGGTAAAGCCGATAAAAGAGGAACCCTTCTCCGGTTCTCAGGTGGCAGTGGTCGATTTTGACCGGTGCACTGAATGCGGTATCTGCGAAAAAAAATGCCCCTTCGAGGCGATATCGGAGGTGAACAAAATAGACCCCTTAAGATGCGAGGGATGCGGCGTCTGTGCCTTCCTATGCCCAGCTAAGGCGATAGAGATGGTGCCCCGGCAGTCAGGGAAGATAATCGAAGCGGAGACGGGATACGGTCCCCTCATCTATGGGGAGCTTGCCGTCGGCGAGGAGGCATCGGGAAAGCTGGTTACCGCGGTGAGGAAAAAGGCGGAAGAACGGGCAGGCGAGCTCTCGATACCGCTGATGATAATAGACGGTTCCCCTGGCATCGGCTGTCCTGTGATCGCCTCGCTCGCCGGGGTGGACTACGCCTTGATAGTAACCGAACCTACCCTGTCCGGGATACATGACCTCGCCCGGGTGATCGCCTTAGCCAAACATTTCCGGATAAAAGCCGGGGTGGTGATAAACAAATACGATATCAACGAGAGAATATCAAAGGAAATAGAGAGCTACTGCGGGAAGGAAGGCACATCCATTGTTGGGAGGCTCCCCTATGATAAGACCGCCTATCAGGCGGTGGTGGCGGGGAAGAGTATCGTTCAATTCCCGGAATCGCCCTTAGCTAAGGAGATAACCAGGCTCTGGCAGAGGGTTCAGTCTATCCTTTAA